The Bombus huntii isolate Logan2020A chromosome 11, iyBomHunt1.1, whole genome shotgun sequence genome includes a window with the following:
- the LOC126871141 gene encoding uncharacterized protein LOC126871141 yields MIKRKLMQTVLQIVNPDIEGTKVTWNTSQFWDLWIHAVNALSILAPKMPEQFIEYGGGIRLCVMLEWCLNTKFDIKIVMNCIKTICIIILSNNKYLLEYFREYGIISSLIKLIKYILKFEKLKEKEQKVLTLALISVERLMRKQKFYHDIYGEYSITFIMKLLFRCIYQKGSEFQLDQRLLLAIGSYIWECIIWSPKSLEKFIRYGGVYIILDLIEIVPYCSRCLFLAVFTDMCDNFFCGPFLCTWRATDKRTGLMSLLAKIWREEEIRIEVKRNVDGTVKDVKLPQMSKKQWLNTYCIKLARDNSPAIIDMIGSVRSKIFSICKIIERDNEKYEMAKEHYKKLHANLSMEDRITISTIELYFTLKLGQVWIEVAKYFEQVGITPLGMDGQALFLMTQRYLLWGKMTKERQARIIQSIEKEEDIEEKDEYARIRNSKLILALDAFDEIDYMYRTTDRSYRIKKKYEQIRQINLALKFPSISGDSHCHRTFQDKIMVTAIFNQHQTVNSGLTTDPCLSQMKLGKILPISPCDSYISDITYDSELLPSSLSNTCLSNIEKFLEN; encoded by the exons ATGATAAAGAGAAAACTGATGCAAACTGTACTTCAAATTGTTAATCCAGATATTGAGGGAACAAAAGTTACTTGGAACACATCTCAATTTTGGGATTTATGGATTCATGCTGTAAATGCTTTATCTATATTGGCACCAAAAATGCCAGAACAATTCATAGAATATGGTGGTGGTATTAG ATTATGTGTAATGCTAGAATGGTGTctaaatacaaaatttgatatcaaaatagtaatgaattgtataaaaacaatttgcataattattctaagtaataataaatatttattagaataCTTCCGAGAATATGGAATTATATCATCATTAATTA AACTTATTAagtatattttgaaatttgaaaaactcAAAGAAAAGGAGCAAAAGGTTTTAACACTGGCATTAATATCAGTTGAAAGACTcatgagaaaacaaaaattttaccATGATATATATGGAGAGTATAGTATTACATTCATCATGAAACTATtatttcgttgtatttatCAGAAAGGTAGTGAATTCCAACTGGATCAACG tcTTTTACTAGCAATAGGCTCGTATATTTGGGAATGCATAATATGGTCTCCTAAAAGtcttgaaaaatttattcgatatGGTGGTGTGTATATTATCCTTGATCTTATTGAAATTGTTCCATATTGTTCTCGTTGCTTATTTCTTGCTGTTTTTACCGACATGTGCGACAATTTTTTTTGTGGGCCATTTTTATGTACATGGAGGGCTACTGATAAAAGGACAGGGTTAATGTCTTTACTAGCAAAAATATggagagaagaagaaatacGGATTGAAGTTAAAAGAAATGTGGATGGCACTGTAAAAG ACGTGAAATTACCCCAAATGAGTAAGAAGCAGTGGTTAAATACTTACTGCATAAAATTAGCTAGAGATAATAGTCCAGCAATAATTGACATGATTGGTTCAGTTAGatcaaaaatatttagtatttgcaaaataattgaaagaGATAATGAAAAGTATGAAATGGCCAAGgaacattataaaaaattacatgcTAATCTTTCAATGGAAGACAGA ATTACGATATCTACCatagaattatattttacattgaaATTAGGTCAAGTATGGATAGAAGTTGCTAAATATTTTGAGCAAGTTGGCATTACTCCTCTTGGTATGGATGGTCAAGCACTTTTTTTGATGACTCAACGTTATCTTTTGTGGGGTAAAATGACAAAAGAGAGACAGGCCAGAATAATACAATCTatagaaaaagaggaagacaTAGAAGAAAAAGACGAATATGCAAGGATCCGTAATTCTAAGCTTATTTTAGCATTAGATGCATTTGATGAAATagattatatgtatagaacGACAGATAGATCATATAGGATAAAGAAAAAGTATGAACAAAtacgacaaattaatttagCTTTAAAGTTCCCATCTATCTCAGGTGATTCGCATTGTCATAGGACATTCCAAGATAAAATAATGGTTACG GCTATATTTAATCAACATCAAACAGTAAACAGCGGTTTGACAACAGATCCATGTTTAAGTCAAATGAAATTGGGGAAAATTCTCCCTATTTCTCCTTGTGATTCCTACATTTCTGACATAACATATGATTCTGAATTACTTCCATCTTCTTTATCAAATACCTGTCTCTCTAACATAGAAAAGTtcttagaaaattaa
- the LOC126871136 gene encoding uncharacterized protein LOC126871136 isoform X4, translating into MEENKTAIHDLNKLEVKDVWKEFYCPKYVTHLCPKTDKLSKEILDFYEQLKLDTNCILQKLDKLISDPITSDSIVRICRLLYDYLDKVGNDGYKVKDLPLVIKVLKFLGENVKMVKEYELHLDRMLELCNVPPILEKLSESVIHIDIMEQYFTLLGHLLVVLPTKQQTLKIHRALDSLLLKEQVRNVPTIKVEHCRKAMENSRLPLTVTELLQASFLRMYPKILELVFLLSSISHKCCTYCEINILIGRSSKYLKNYIFYYIFIILNKGYRMLEANILNVIFIRMDLPYAIQLQCTRPPDLLLDGEEYSDETTLLIMNTLWSLMKSIIFSNNMPRNLRENLKPTHCVL; encoded by the exons ATGGAGGAAAATAAAACTGCAATACATGATCTTAATAAATTGGAAGTTAAGGATGTTTGGAAAGAATTTTATTGTCCAAAATATGTTACCCACCTTTGTCCTAAAACTGACAAATTATCAAAAGAAATATTAGATTTCTACGAACAATTAAAACTGGATActaattgtattttacaaaaattggACAAACTCATATCTGATCCTATAACAAGTGATAGCATAGTTCGCATATGCAGACTTTTATATGATTATCTTGATAAAGTAGGAAATGATGGTTAC AAAGTTAAAGATTTACCATTGGTAATAAAAGTATTAAAGTTTTTGggtgaaaatgttaaaatggTTAAAGAATATGAGCTACATCTTGATAGAATGTTAGAGCTTTGTAATGTACCACCCATATTAGAAAAGCTGTCTGAAAGTGTAATTCATATTGATATAATGgaacaatattttacattgcTAGGACATCTTCTTGTAGTCTTACCTACAAAGCAgcaaacattaaaaattcatagagCTCTTGATTCTTTGTTATTAAAAGAACAAGTGAGAAATGTTCCTACAATAAAAGTTGAACATTGTCGTAAAGCTATGGAAAACTCAAGGTTACCATTAACTGTGACTGAATTGTTGCAAGCTTCTTTTCTAAGAATGTATCCAAAAATTTTAGAACTAGTTTTCTTACTTTCATCCATCTCTCATAAATGTTGTACGTACTGtgaaatcaatattttaattggaAGGTctagtaaatatttaaagaactatattttttattatatttttataatattaaataaaggTTATAGAATGCTGGAAGCTAATATACTcaatgttatatttataagaatGGATCTTCCTTATGCAATTCAATTACAATGTACACGGCCTCCTGACTTATTGTTAGATGGGGAAGAATATAGTGATGAAACAACTCTTTTGATAATGAATACTCTCTGGAGCTTGATgaaatctattattttttctaataatatgCCAAGAAATTTAAgggaaaatttgaaaccaacTCATTGTGTTTTATg A
- the LOC126871136 gene encoding uncharacterized protein LOC126871136 isoform X1, which yields MEENKTAIHDLNKLEVKDVWKEFYCPKYVTHLCPKTDKLSKEILDFYEQLKLDTNCILQKLDKLISDPITSDSIVRICRLLYDYLDKVGNDGYKVKDLPLVIKVLKFLGENVKMVKEYELHLDRMLELCNVPPILEKLSESVIHIDIMEQYFTLLGHLLVVLPTKQQTLKIHRALDSLLLKEQVRNVPTIKVEHCRKAMENSRLPLTVTELLQASFLRMYPKILELVFLLSSISHKCCTYCEINILIGRSSKYLKNYIFYYIFIILNKGYRMLEANILNVIFIRMDLPYAIQLQCTRPPDLLLDGEEYSDETTLLIMNTLWSLMKSIIFSNNMPRNLRENLKPTHCVLWGLCYAFKRQICYSQYRKFSAKIRNEIAMIILIISITLPSWNLVSSGIADAVIKYLIGIEFGSTTIFSKVIKFGRTIDDLHFEKTLLLIVTHLAEVDACIFVITFSLSLFF from the exons ATGGAGGAAAATAAAACTGCAATACATGATCTTAATAAATTGGAAGTTAAGGATGTTTGGAAAGAATTTTATTGTCCAAAATATGTTACCCACCTTTGTCCTAAAACTGACAAATTATCAAAAGAAATATTAGATTTCTACGAACAATTAAAACTGGATActaattgtattttacaaaaattggACAAACTCATATCTGATCCTATAACAAGTGATAGCATAGTTCGCATATGCAGACTTTTATATGATTATCTTGATAAAGTAGGAAATGATGGTTAC AAAGTTAAAGATTTACCATTGGTAATAAAAGTATTAAAGTTTTTGggtgaaaatgttaaaatggTTAAAGAATATGAGCTACATCTTGATAGAATGTTAGAGCTTTGTAATGTACCACCCATATTAGAAAAGCTGTCTGAAAGTGTAATTCATATTGATATAATGgaacaatattttacattgcTAGGACATCTTCTTGTAGTCTTACCTACAAAGCAgcaaacattaaaaattcatagagCTCTTGATTCTTTGTTATTAAAAGAACAAGTGAGAAATGTTCCTACAATAAAAGTTGAACATTGTCGTAAAGCTATGGAAAACTCAAGGTTACCATTAACTGTGACTGAATTGTTGCAAGCTTCTTTTCTAAGAATGTATCCAAAAATTTTAGAACTAGTTTTCTTACTTTCATCCATCTCTCATAAATGTTGTACGTACTGtgaaatcaatattttaattggaAGGTctagtaaatatttaaagaactatattttttattatatttttataatattaaataaaggTTATAGAATGCTGGAAGCTAATATACTcaatgttatatttataagaatGGATCTTCCTTATGCAATTCAATTACAATGTACACGGCCTCCTGACTTATTGTTAGATGGGGAAGAATATAGTGATGAAACAACTCTTTTGATAATGAATACTCTCTGGAGCTTGATgaaatctattattttttctaataatatgCCAAGAAATTTAAgggaaaatttgaaaccaacTCATTGTGTTTTATg GGGCCTATGTTATGCTTTCAAGCGACAGATATGTTATAGCCAATATAGAAAGTTTAGTGCCAAGATTAGAAATGAAATTGCTATGATTATtcttataatttcaattaccTTACCTTCTTGGAACCTTGTTAGTAGCGGTATAGCTGATGCTGTTATTAAATACTTAATTGGAATTGAATTTGGGTCTActacaatattttcaaaagtgaTAAAATTTGGTAGAACTATTGATGATTTGCATTTTGAAaaaactttattattaattgttacACATTTAGCAGAAGTTGATGCttgtatttttgtaattactttctctctttctctctttttttaa
- the LOC126871136 gene encoding cilia- and flagella-associated protein 69-like isoform X2, giving the protein MEENKTAIHDLNKLEVKDVWKEFYCPKYVTHLCPKTDKLSKEILDFYEQLKLDTNCILQKLDKLISDPITSDSIVRICRLLYDYLDKVGNDGYKVKDLPLVIKVLKFLGENVKMVKEYELHLDRMLELCNVPPILEKLSESVIHIDIMEQYFTLLGHLLVVLPTKQQTLKIHRALDSLLLKEQVRNVPTIKVEHCRKAMENSRLPLTVTELLQASFLRMYPKILELVFLLSSISHKCCYRMLEANILNVIFIRMDLPYAIQLQCTRPPDLLLDGEEYSDETTLLIMNTLWSLMKSIIFSNNMPRNLRENLKPTHCVLWGLCYAFKRQICYSQYRKFSAKIRNEIAMIILIISITLPSWNLVSSGIADAVIKYLIGIEFGSTTIFSKVIKFGRTIDDLHFEKTLLLIVTHLAEVDACIFVITFSLSLFF; this is encoded by the exons ATGGAGGAAAATAAAACTGCAATACATGATCTTAATAAATTGGAAGTTAAGGATGTTTGGAAAGAATTTTATTGTCCAAAATATGTTACCCACCTTTGTCCTAAAACTGACAAATTATCAAAAGAAATATTAGATTTCTACGAACAATTAAAACTGGATActaattgtattttacaaaaattggACAAACTCATATCTGATCCTATAACAAGTGATAGCATAGTTCGCATATGCAGACTTTTATATGATTATCTTGATAAAGTAGGAAATGATGGTTAC AAAGTTAAAGATTTACCATTGGTAATAAAAGTATTAAAGTTTTTGggtgaaaatgttaaaatggTTAAAGAATATGAGCTACATCTTGATAGAATGTTAGAGCTTTGTAATGTACCACCCATATTAGAAAAGCTGTCTGAAAGTGTAATTCATATTGATATAATGgaacaatattttacattgcTAGGACATCTTCTTGTAGTCTTACCTACAAAGCAgcaaacattaaaaattcatagagCTCTTGATTCTTTGTTATTAAAAGAACAAGTGAGAAATGTTCCTACAATAAAAGTTGAACATTGTCGTAAAGCTATGGAAAACTCAAGGTTACCATTAACTGTGACTGAATTGTTGCAAGCTTCTTTTCTAAGAATGTATCCAAAAATTTTAGAACTAGTTTTCTTACTTTCATCCATCTCTCATAAATGTT gTTATAGAATGCTGGAAGCTAATATACTcaatgttatatttataagaatGGATCTTCCTTATGCAATTCAATTACAATGTACACGGCCTCCTGACTTATTGTTAGATGGGGAAGAATATAGTGATGAAACAACTCTTTTGATAATGAATACTCTCTGGAGCTTGATgaaatctattattttttctaataatatgCCAAGAAATTTAAgggaaaatttgaaaccaacTCATTGTGTTTTATg GGGCCTATGTTATGCTTTCAAGCGACAGATATGTTATAGCCAATATAGAAAGTTTAGTGCCAAGATTAGAAATGAAATTGCTATGATTATtcttataatttcaattaccTTACCTTCTTGGAACCTTGTTAGTAGCGGTATAGCTGATGCTGTTATTAAATACTTAATTGGAATTGAATTTGGGTCTActacaatattttcaaaagtgaTAAAATTTGGTAGAACTATTGATGATTTGCATTTTGAAaaaactttattattaattgttacACATTTAGCAGAAGTTGATGCttgtatttttgtaattactttctctctttctctctttttttaa
- the LOC126871136 gene encoding uncharacterized protein LOC126871136 isoform X5, whose protein sequence is MEENKTAIHDLNKLEVKDVWKEFYCPKYVTHLCPKTDKLSKEILDFYEQLKLDTNCILQKLDKLISDPITSDSIVRICRLLYDYLDKVGNDGYKVKDLPLVIKVLKFLGENVKMVKEYELHLDRMLELCNVPPILEKLSESVIHIDIMEQYFTLLGHLLVVLPTKQQTLKIHRALDSLLLKEQVRNVPTIKVEHCRKAMENSRLPLTVTELLQASFLRMYPKILELVFLLSSISHKCCYRMLEANILNVIFIRMDLPYAIQLQCTRPPDLLLDGEEYSDETTLLIMNTLWSLMKSIIFSNNMPRNLRENLKPTHCVLW, encoded by the exons ATGGAGGAAAATAAAACTGCAATACATGATCTTAATAAATTGGAAGTTAAGGATGTTTGGAAAGAATTTTATTGTCCAAAATATGTTACCCACCTTTGTCCTAAAACTGACAAATTATCAAAAGAAATATTAGATTTCTACGAACAATTAAAACTGGATActaattgtattttacaaaaattggACAAACTCATATCTGATCCTATAACAAGTGATAGCATAGTTCGCATATGCAGACTTTTATATGATTATCTTGATAAAGTAGGAAATGATGGTTAC AAAGTTAAAGATTTACCATTGGTAATAAAAGTATTAAAGTTTTTGggtgaaaatgttaaaatggTTAAAGAATATGAGCTACATCTTGATAGAATGTTAGAGCTTTGTAATGTACCACCCATATTAGAAAAGCTGTCTGAAAGTGTAATTCATATTGATATAATGgaacaatattttacattgcTAGGACATCTTCTTGTAGTCTTACCTACAAAGCAgcaaacattaaaaattcatagagCTCTTGATTCTTTGTTATTAAAAGAACAAGTGAGAAATGTTCCTACAATAAAAGTTGAACATTGTCGTAAAGCTATGGAAAACTCAAGGTTACCATTAACTGTGACTGAATTGTTGCAAGCTTCTTTTCTAAGAATGTATCCAAAAATTTTAGAACTAGTTTTCTTACTTTCATCCATCTCTCATAAATGTT gTTATAGAATGCTGGAAGCTAATATACTcaatgttatatttataagaatGGATCTTCCTTATGCAATTCAATTACAATGTACACGGCCTCCTGACTTATTGTTAGATGGGGAAGAATATAGTGATGAAACAACTCTTTTGATAATGAATACTCTCTGGAGCTTGATgaaatctattattttttctaataatatgCCAAGAAATTTAAgggaaaatttgaaaccaacTCATTGTGTTTTATggtaa
- the LOC126871136 gene encoding uncharacterized protein LOC126871136 isoform X3, protein MEENKTAIHDLNKLEVKDVWKEFYCPKYVTHLCPKTDKLSKEILDFYEQLKLDTNCILQKLDKLISDPITSDSIVRICRLLYDYLDKVGNDGYKVKDLPLVIKVLKFLGENVKMVKEYELHLDRMLELCNVPPILEKLSESVIHIDIMEQYFTLLGHLLVVLPTKQQTLKIHRALDSLLLKEQVRNVPTIKVEHCRKAMENSRLPLTVTELLQASFLRMYPKILELVFLLSSISHKCCTYCEINILIGRSSKYLKNYIFYYIFIILNKGYRMLEANILNVIFIRMDLPYAIQLQCTRPPDLLLDGEEYSDETTLLIMNTLWSLMKSIIFSNNMPRNLRENLKPTHCVLW, encoded by the exons ATGGAGGAAAATAAAACTGCAATACATGATCTTAATAAATTGGAAGTTAAGGATGTTTGGAAAGAATTTTATTGTCCAAAATATGTTACCCACCTTTGTCCTAAAACTGACAAATTATCAAAAGAAATATTAGATTTCTACGAACAATTAAAACTGGATActaattgtattttacaaaaattggACAAACTCATATCTGATCCTATAACAAGTGATAGCATAGTTCGCATATGCAGACTTTTATATGATTATCTTGATAAAGTAGGAAATGATGGTTAC AAAGTTAAAGATTTACCATTGGTAATAAAAGTATTAAAGTTTTTGggtgaaaatgttaaaatggTTAAAGAATATGAGCTACATCTTGATAGAATGTTAGAGCTTTGTAATGTACCACCCATATTAGAAAAGCTGTCTGAAAGTGTAATTCATATTGATATAATGgaacaatattttacattgcTAGGACATCTTCTTGTAGTCTTACCTACAAAGCAgcaaacattaaaaattcatagagCTCTTGATTCTTTGTTATTAAAAGAACAAGTGAGAAATGTTCCTACAATAAAAGTTGAACATTGTCGTAAAGCTATGGAAAACTCAAGGTTACCATTAACTGTGACTGAATTGTTGCAAGCTTCTTTTCTAAGAATGTATCCAAAAATTTTAGAACTAGTTTTCTTACTTTCATCCATCTCTCATAAATGTTGTACGTACTGtgaaatcaatattttaattggaAGGTctagtaaatatttaaagaactatattttttattatatttttataatattaaataaaggTTATAGAATGCTGGAAGCTAATATACTcaatgttatatttataagaatGGATCTTCCTTATGCAATTCAATTACAATGTACACGGCCTCCTGACTTATTGTTAGATGGGGAAGAATATAGTGATGAAACAACTCTTTTGATAATGAATACTCTCTGGAGCTTGATgaaatctattattttttctaataatatgCCAAGAAATTTAAgggaaaatttgaaaccaacTCATTGTGTTTTATggtaa